From Seriola aureovittata isolate HTS-2021-v1 ecotype China chromosome 16, ASM2101889v1, whole genome shotgun sequence, one genomic window encodes:
- the si:dkey-211g8.9 gene encoding free fatty acid receptor 3, with protein MQVTVKDCVALSVYTFTFLLGLPSNLLVLFVYVRKARKRGATPNVVYALNLCLANLVLVVWLPVKALETLLQDWRLPPLICPIYNFFLFSSLYGSCLFITAVTVGRYLSIAFPIIYKRYRRARISCFISAALWALVMLHLSFALVAEGGAYFISIQDHTSACYENFNASQLAVLLPLRLEMAIVLFLLPLIVTSFCTLRCVTLVWHSNLPPIGKKRVLTVALFTLAVFVVCYAPYNASHIVGFVLEESVDWRMYAMLTSSCNVFLEPVVMLMLSPAVSRGIMGRICGRQSHFSRIEGVQHRRNTTNGVANFKAPPTLSEKSQAGAEVTKVSQE; from the coding sequence ATGCAGGTGACTGTGAAGGACTGTGTTGCTCTTTCTGTCTACACCTTCACCTTCCTGCTCGGCCTTCCCTCCAACCTGCTCGTCCTCTTTGTGTATGTGCGCAAGGCCCGCAAGCGTGGCGCCACACCCAACGTGGTCTACGCCCTCAACCTGTGCCTGGCCAACCTGGTGCTCGTGGTCTGGCTCCCTGTTAAGGCTCTGGAGACTTTGCTTCAGGACTGGAGGTTGCCGCCACTCATCTGCCCCATCTAcaacttcttcctcttctcctcactGTACGGCAGCTGCCTCTTCATCACTGCTGTGACAGTGGGGCGTTACCTCAGCATCGCATTCCCGATTATCTACAAGAGGTACCGCCGTGCGAGAATCTCCTGCTTCATCAGCGCTGCCCTTTGGGCGTTGGTGATGCTACACCTCAGCTTTGCCCTTGTGGCTGAGGGAGGCGCTTACTTTATCTCCATCCAGGATCACACCTCAGCTTGCTATGAGAACTTCAACGCCTCCCAGCTGGCGGTTCTGCTGCCTCTGCGCCTGGAGATGGCCATCGTCCTGTTTCTTCTGCCTCTGATTGTGACGTCCTTCTGCACGCTGCGCTGCGTTACCCTGGTGTGGCACTCGAATTTGCCTCCTATAGGGAAGAAAAGAGTCCTGACTGTTGCCCTCTTCACCCTCGCTGTGTTTGTGGTGTGCTATGCGCCTTACAACGCCTCGCACATTGTGGGGTTTGTGTTGGAGGAAAGTGTTGACTGGAGGATGTACGCCATGTTGACAAGCTCCTGTAATGTTTTCCTGGAGCCTGTGGTCATGCTGATGCTGTCGCCAGCAGTGTCCAGGGGCATCATGGGAAGAATCTGTGGACGGCAAAGTCACTTCAGCCGGATCGAAGGGGTTCAGCATCGACGAAACACCACCAATGGTGTTGCCAATTTTAAGGCACCACCTACACTATCTGAAAAGAGCCAAGCGGGGGCTGAGGTGACTAAAGTCAGTCAGGAGTAA
- the znf384a gene encoding zinc finger protein 384a isoform X2 encodes MDDSHFNSSYFWSPVPTVQGQIENAMFLNKAKEQLGPEKTNAPSFPHSSASSTSSPHYPTAVLAIPGSVDGGPGVRVVPKQEGGGGGAPLSAVGGHLHQSHTSQNVTVVPVPSTGIMTAAGLVITTPQGTLVPTASTQSFVAGHPTATTMIVSAVHPSNADKKEDISVPPAVVMPAPSKRGRKSKQMMGRVAGVGGVLPPGSDALILAHLAAGGQHHTGDPYDLSNDEDDHTNKDGPKSYRCRMCAVTFFSKSDMQIHAKSHTEAKPHKCPHCSKSFANSSYLSQHIRIHSGAKPYTCTYCQKTFRQLSHLQQHTRNHTEAKPHKCPHCSKSFANSSYLSQHIRIHTGAKPYSCSYCQKTFRQLSHLQQHTRIHTGDRPYKCNHPGCEKAFTQLSNLQSHRRQHNKDKPFKCHNCNRGYTDAASLEVHLSTHTVKHAKLFSCGLCNRSYTSETYLMKHMRKHNPDPLAVAATVAAHQAQGLTPGGGRGRGRGRGRGGGGAGRASQLQNQTNPNNTNQNPNAGPPGSYQPPQQPTEAVVPCPFDLHQYKTVAASEIQYKPVSVADLPVVHKDLCLTVSTSAIQVEHMNS; translated from the exons ATGGACGATTCCCATTTCAACTCATCATACTTTTGGTCTCCCGTCCCCACTGTACAAGGACAG ATCGAGAACGCCATGTTCCTGAACAAGGCGAAGGAGCAGCTAGGTCCAGAGAAGACCAACGCACCCTCCTTCCCTCACTCGTCTGCgtcttccacctcctccccccactACCCTACGGCTGTGCTCGCCATACCCGGCTCAGTGGATGGAGGGCCCGGGGTGCGGGTCGTTCCCAAACAGGAAGGAGGTGGCGGCGGCGCACCATTAAGTGCAGTCGGGGGACACCTGCATCAATCACACACTTCCCAGAACGTCACCGTTGTGCCTGTTCCCTCGACGGGGATCATGACTGCAG CGGGGTTAGTGATCACCACCCCTCAAGGCACACTGGTCCCCACTGCCTCCACGCAGTCCTTTGTAGCTGGACACCCCACTGCTACCACCATGATAGTGTCTGCAGTACACCCCTCTAACGCAG ACAAGAAGGAGGATATTTCTGTCCCTCCTGCAGTTGTGATGCCAGCACCGTCAAAGCGAGGCAGGAAGAGCAAACAGATGATGGGCAGAGTGGCTGGAGTAGGTGGGGTCCTCCCTCCAGGCAGCGATGCTTTAATATTGGCACACCTAGCcgcaggtggacag CACCACACGGGTGACCCATACGACCTGtcaaatgatgaagatgatcatACTAACAAGGACGGCCCCAAATCCTACAG GTGTCGAATGTGTGCGGTGACGTTCTTCAGCAAGTCTGACATGCAGATCCACGCCAAGTCCCACACTGAAGCCAAGCCCCACAAGTGTCCCCACTGCTCAAAGTCGTTTGCCAACTCCAGCTACCTGTCCCAGCACATCCGCATCCACAGCGGGGCCAAACCCTACACCTGCACCTACTGCCAGAAAACATTCAGGCAGCTCAGTCACCTCCAGCAGCACACACG AAACCACACTGAGGCCAAGCCCCACAAGTGTCCCCACTGCTCCAAGTCGTTTGCCAACTCCAGCTACCTGTCCCAGCACATCCGCATCCACACTGGGGCCAAGCCCTACTCCTGCTCCTACTGCCAGAAAACATTCAGGCAGCTCAGTCACCTCCAGCAGCACACACG gATTCACACCGGTGACCGACCGTACAAGTGTAACCATCCTGGCTGTGAAAAAGCTTTCACTCAGTTGTCCAACCTACAG TCTCATCGTCGGCAGCACAACAAAGACAAGCCGTTCAAGTGCCACAACTGTAACCGTGGTTACACAGATGCTGCCAGCCTGGAGGTGCACCTGtctacacacactgttaaacacGCGAAGCTGTTCTCCTGTGGCCTCTGTAACCGATCCTATACCTCG GAGACGTATCTAATGAAACACATGAGGAAGCACAACCCCGACCCGCTAGCGGTGGCAGCAACAGTAGCTGCCCATCAGGCCCAGGGCCTTACACCAGGAGGGGGCAGGGGAAGAGGCCGTGGCcgagggagaggaggtggaggtgcagGCAGAGCGAGTCAGCTCCAAAACCAGACCAATCCAAATAACACCAACCAGAACCCTAACGCGGGACCCCCAGGCAGCTACCAGCCCCCCCAGCAACCCACGGAAGCCGTGGTCCCATGCCCGTTTGACCTGCACCAGTACAAGACAGTGGCGGCCAGTGAGATCCAGTACAAACCGGTCTCTGTGGCGGACCTACCAGTGGTCCACAAAGACCTTTGCCTAACTGTCTCCACATCAGCCATTCAGGTGGAGCACATGAACTCATAG
- the znf384a gene encoding zinc finger protein 384a isoform X1 produces MLPLCQWEMTRRQDQRFHDEKIESSLLNKIMDDSHFNSSYFWSPVPTVQGQIENAMFLNKAKEQLGPEKTNAPSFPHSSASSTSSPHYPTAVLAIPGSVDGGPGVRVVPKQEGGGGGAPLSAVGGHLHQSHTSQNVTVVPVPSTGIMTAAGLVITTPQGTLVPTASTQSFVAGHPTATTMIVSAVHPSNADKKEDISVPPAVVMPAPSKRGRKSKQMMGRVAGVGGVLPPGSDALILAHLAAGGQHHTGDPYDLSNDEDDHTNKDGPKSYRCRMCAVTFFSKSDMQIHAKSHTEAKPHKCPHCSKSFANSSYLSQHIRIHSGAKPYTCTYCQKTFRQLSHLQQHTRNHTEAKPHKCPHCSKSFANSSYLSQHIRIHTGAKPYSCSYCQKTFRQLSHLQQHTRIHTGDRPYKCNHPGCEKAFTQLSNLQSHRRQHNKDKPFKCHNCNRGYTDAASLEVHLSTHTVKHAKLFSCGLCNRSYTSETYLMKHMRKHNPDPLAVAATVAAHQAQGLTPGGGRGRGRGRGRGGGGAGRASQLQNQTNPNNTNQNPNAGPPGSYQPPQQPTEAVVPCPFDLHQYKTVAASEIQYKPVSVADLPVVHKDLCLTVSTSAIQVEHMNS; encoded by the exons ATGTTGCCTTTGTGTCAGTGGGAGATGACCAGGAGACAGGATCAGAGGTTTCATGATGAAAAGATAGAAAGTAGTCTTTTAAACA AAATAATGGACGATTCCCATTTCAACTCATCATACTTTTGGTCTCCCGTCCCCACTGTACAAGGACAG ATCGAGAACGCCATGTTCCTGAACAAGGCGAAGGAGCAGCTAGGTCCAGAGAAGACCAACGCACCCTCCTTCCCTCACTCGTCTGCgtcttccacctcctccccccactACCCTACGGCTGTGCTCGCCATACCCGGCTCAGTGGATGGAGGGCCCGGGGTGCGGGTCGTTCCCAAACAGGAAGGAGGTGGCGGCGGCGCACCATTAAGTGCAGTCGGGGGACACCTGCATCAATCACACACTTCCCAGAACGTCACCGTTGTGCCTGTTCCCTCGACGGGGATCATGACTGCAG CGGGGTTAGTGATCACCACCCCTCAAGGCACACTGGTCCCCACTGCCTCCACGCAGTCCTTTGTAGCTGGACACCCCACTGCTACCACCATGATAGTGTCTGCAGTACACCCCTCTAACGCAG ACAAGAAGGAGGATATTTCTGTCCCTCCTGCAGTTGTGATGCCAGCACCGTCAAAGCGAGGCAGGAAGAGCAAACAGATGATGGGCAGAGTGGCTGGAGTAGGTGGGGTCCTCCCTCCAGGCAGCGATGCTTTAATATTGGCACACCTAGCcgcaggtggacag CACCACACGGGTGACCCATACGACCTGtcaaatgatgaagatgatcatACTAACAAGGACGGCCCCAAATCCTACAG GTGTCGAATGTGTGCGGTGACGTTCTTCAGCAAGTCTGACATGCAGATCCACGCCAAGTCCCACACTGAAGCCAAGCCCCACAAGTGTCCCCACTGCTCAAAGTCGTTTGCCAACTCCAGCTACCTGTCCCAGCACATCCGCATCCACAGCGGGGCCAAACCCTACACCTGCACCTACTGCCAGAAAACATTCAGGCAGCTCAGTCACCTCCAGCAGCACACACG AAACCACACTGAGGCCAAGCCCCACAAGTGTCCCCACTGCTCCAAGTCGTTTGCCAACTCCAGCTACCTGTCCCAGCACATCCGCATCCACACTGGGGCCAAGCCCTACTCCTGCTCCTACTGCCAGAAAACATTCAGGCAGCTCAGTCACCTCCAGCAGCACACACG gATTCACACCGGTGACCGACCGTACAAGTGTAACCATCCTGGCTGTGAAAAAGCTTTCACTCAGTTGTCCAACCTACAG TCTCATCGTCGGCAGCACAACAAAGACAAGCCGTTCAAGTGCCACAACTGTAACCGTGGTTACACAGATGCTGCCAGCCTGGAGGTGCACCTGtctacacacactgttaaacacGCGAAGCTGTTCTCCTGTGGCCTCTGTAACCGATCCTATACCTCG GAGACGTATCTAATGAAACACATGAGGAAGCACAACCCCGACCCGCTAGCGGTGGCAGCAACAGTAGCTGCCCATCAGGCCCAGGGCCTTACACCAGGAGGGGGCAGGGGAAGAGGCCGTGGCcgagggagaggaggtggaggtgcagGCAGAGCGAGTCAGCTCCAAAACCAGACCAATCCAAATAACACCAACCAGAACCCTAACGCGGGACCCCCAGGCAGCTACCAGCCCCCCCAGCAACCCACGGAAGCCGTGGTCCCATGCCCGTTTGACCTGCACCAGTACAAGACAGTGGCGGCCAGTGAGATCCAGTACAAACCGGTCTCTGTGGCGGACCTACCAGTGGTCCACAAAGACCTTTGCCTAACTGTCTCCACATCAGCCATTCAGGTGGAGCACATGAACTCATAG
- the znf384a gene encoding zinc finger protein 384a isoform X3: MFLNKAKEQLGPEKTNAPSFPHSSASSTSSPHYPTAVLAIPGSVDGGPGVRVVPKQEGGGGGAPLSAVGGHLHQSHTSQNVTVVPVPSTGIMTAAGLVITTPQGTLVPTASTQSFVAGHPTATTMIVSAVHPSNADKKEDISVPPAVVMPAPSKRGRKSKQMMGRVAGVGGVLPPGSDALILAHLAAGGQHHTGDPYDLSNDEDDHTNKDGPKSYRCRMCAVTFFSKSDMQIHAKSHTEAKPHKCPHCSKSFANSSYLSQHIRIHSGAKPYTCTYCQKTFRQLSHLQQHTRNHTEAKPHKCPHCSKSFANSSYLSQHIRIHTGAKPYSCSYCQKTFRQLSHLQQHTRIHTGDRPYKCNHPGCEKAFTQLSNLQSHRRQHNKDKPFKCHNCNRGYTDAASLEVHLSTHTVKHAKLFSCGLCNRSYTSETYLMKHMRKHNPDPLAVAATVAAHQAQGLTPGGGRGRGRGRGRGGGGAGRASQLQNQTNPNNTNQNPNAGPPGSYQPPQQPTEAVVPCPFDLHQYKTVAASEIQYKPVSVADLPVVHKDLCLTVSTSAIQVEHMNS, encoded by the exons ATGTTCCTGAACAAGGCGAAGGAGCAGCTAGGTCCAGAGAAGACCAACGCACCCTCCTTCCCTCACTCGTCTGCgtcttccacctcctccccccactACCCTACGGCTGTGCTCGCCATACCCGGCTCAGTGGATGGAGGGCCCGGGGTGCGGGTCGTTCCCAAACAGGAAGGAGGTGGCGGCGGCGCACCATTAAGTGCAGTCGGGGGACACCTGCATCAATCACACACTTCCCAGAACGTCACCGTTGTGCCTGTTCCCTCGACGGGGATCATGACTGCAG CGGGGTTAGTGATCACCACCCCTCAAGGCACACTGGTCCCCACTGCCTCCACGCAGTCCTTTGTAGCTGGACACCCCACTGCTACCACCATGATAGTGTCTGCAGTACACCCCTCTAACGCAG ACAAGAAGGAGGATATTTCTGTCCCTCCTGCAGTTGTGATGCCAGCACCGTCAAAGCGAGGCAGGAAGAGCAAACAGATGATGGGCAGAGTGGCTGGAGTAGGTGGGGTCCTCCCTCCAGGCAGCGATGCTTTAATATTGGCACACCTAGCcgcaggtggacag CACCACACGGGTGACCCATACGACCTGtcaaatgatgaagatgatcatACTAACAAGGACGGCCCCAAATCCTACAG GTGTCGAATGTGTGCGGTGACGTTCTTCAGCAAGTCTGACATGCAGATCCACGCCAAGTCCCACACTGAAGCCAAGCCCCACAAGTGTCCCCACTGCTCAAAGTCGTTTGCCAACTCCAGCTACCTGTCCCAGCACATCCGCATCCACAGCGGGGCCAAACCCTACACCTGCACCTACTGCCAGAAAACATTCAGGCAGCTCAGTCACCTCCAGCAGCACACACG AAACCACACTGAGGCCAAGCCCCACAAGTGTCCCCACTGCTCCAAGTCGTTTGCCAACTCCAGCTACCTGTCCCAGCACATCCGCATCCACACTGGGGCCAAGCCCTACTCCTGCTCCTACTGCCAGAAAACATTCAGGCAGCTCAGTCACCTCCAGCAGCACACACG gATTCACACCGGTGACCGACCGTACAAGTGTAACCATCCTGGCTGTGAAAAAGCTTTCACTCAGTTGTCCAACCTACAG TCTCATCGTCGGCAGCACAACAAAGACAAGCCGTTCAAGTGCCACAACTGTAACCGTGGTTACACAGATGCTGCCAGCCTGGAGGTGCACCTGtctacacacactgttaaacacGCGAAGCTGTTCTCCTGTGGCCTCTGTAACCGATCCTATACCTCG GAGACGTATCTAATGAAACACATGAGGAAGCACAACCCCGACCCGCTAGCGGTGGCAGCAACAGTAGCTGCCCATCAGGCCCAGGGCCTTACACCAGGAGGGGGCAGGGGAAGAGGCCGTGGCcgagggagaggaggtggaggtgcagGCAGAGCGAGTCAGCTCCAAAACCAGACCAATCCAAATAACACCAACCAGAACCCTAACGCGGGACCCCCAGGCAGCTACCAGCCCCCCCAGCAACCCACGGAAGCCGTGGTCCCATGCCCGTTTGACCTGCACCAGTACAAGACAGTGGCGGCCAGTGAGATCCAGTACAAACCGGTCTCTGTGGCGGACCTACCAGTGGTCCACAAAGACCTTTGCCTAACTGTCTCCACATCAGCCATTCAGGTGGAGCACATGAACTCATAG
- the znf384a gene encoding zinc finger protein 384a isoform X4 has translation MLPLCQWEMTRRQDQRFHDEKIESSLLNKIMDDSHFNSSYFWSPVPTVQGQIENAMFLNKAKEQLGPEKTNAPSFPHSSASSTSSPHYPTAVLAIPGSVDGGPGVRVVPKQEGGGGGAPLSAVGGHLHQSHTSQNVTVVPVPSTGIMTAAGLVITTPQGTLVPTASTQSFVAGHPTATTMIVSAVHPSNADKKEDISVPPAVVMPAPSKRGRKSKQMMGRVAGVGGVLPPGSDALILAHLAAGGQHHTGDPYDLSNDEDDHTNKDGPKSYRCRMCAVTFFSKSDMQIHAKSHTEAKPHKCPHCSKSFANSSYLSQHIRIHSGAKPYTCTYCQKTFRQLSHLQQHTRIHTGDRPYKCNHPGCEKAFTQLSNLQSHRRQHNKDKPFKCHNCNRGYTDAASLEVHLSTHTVKHAKLFSCGLCNRSYTSETYLMKHMRKHNPDPLAVAATVAAHQAQGLTPGGGRGRGRGRGRGGGGAGRASQLQNQTNPNNTNQNPNAGPPGSYQPPQQPTEAVVPCPFDLHQYKTVAASEIQYKPVSVADLPVVHKDLCLTVSTSAIQVEHMNS, from the exons ATGTTGCCTTTGTGTCAGTGGGAGATGACCAGGAGACAGGATCAGAGGTTTCATGATGAAAAGATAGAAAGTAGTCTTTTAAACA AAATAATGGACGATTCCCATTTCAACTCATCATACTTTTGGTCTCCCGTCCCCACTGTACAAGGACAG ATCGAGAACGCCATGTTCCTGAACAAGGCGAAGGAGCAGCTAGGTCCAGAGAAGACCAACGCACCCTCCTTCCCTCACTCGTCTGCgtcttccacctcctccccccactACCCTACGGCTGTGCTCGCCATACCCGGCTCAGTGGATGGAGGGCCCGGGGTGCGGGTCGTTCCCAAACAGGAAGGAGGTGGCGGCGGCGCACCATTAAGTGCAGTCGGGGGACACCTGCATCAATCACACACTTCCCAGAACGTCACCGTTGTGCCTGTTCCCTCGACGGGGATCATGACTGCAG CGGGGTTAGTGATCACCACCCCTCAAGGCACACTGGTCCCCACTGCCTCCACGCAGTCCTTTGTAGCTGGACACCCCACTGCTACCACCATGATAGTGTCTGCAGTACACCCCTCTAACGCAG ACAAGAAGGAGGATATTTCTGTCCCTCCTGCAGTTGTGATGCCAGCACCGTCAAAGCGAGGCAGGAAGAGCAAACAGATGATGGGCAGAGTGGCTGGAGTAGGTGGGGTCCTCCCTCCAGGCAGCGATGCTTTAATATTGGCACACCTAGCcgcaggtggacag CACCACACGGGTGACCCATACGACCTGtcaaatgatgaagatgatcatACTAACAAGGACGGCCCCAAATCCTACAG GTGTCGAATGTGTGCGGTGACGTTCTTCAGCAAGTCTGACATGCAGATCCACGCCAAGTCCCACACTGAAGCCAAGCCCCACAAGTGTCCCCACTGCTCAAAGTCGTTTGCCAACTCCAGCTACCTGTCCCAGCACATCCGCATCCACAGCGGGGCCAAACCCTACACCTGCACCTACTGCCAGAAAACATTCAGGCAGCTCAGTCACCTCCAGCAGCACACACG gATTCACACCGGTGACCGACCGTACAAGTGTAACCATCCTGGCTGTGAAAAAGCTTTCACTCAGTTGTCCAACCTACAG TCTCATCGTCGGCAGCACAACAAAGACAAGCCGTTCAAGTGCCACAACTGTAACCGTGGTTACACAGATGCTGCCAGCCTGGAGGTGCACCTGtctacacacactgttaaacacGCGAAGCTGTTCTCCTGTGGCCTCTGTAACCGATCCTATACCTCG GAGACGTATCTAATGAAACACATGAGGAAGCACAACCCCGACCCGCTAGCGGTGGCAGCAACAGTAGCTGCCCATCAGGCCCAGGGCCTTACACCAGGAGGGGGCAGGGGAAGAGGCCGTGGCcgagggagaggaggtggaggtgcagGCAGAGCGAGTCAGCTCCAAAACCAGACCAATCCAAATAACACCAACCAGAACCCTAACGCGGGACCCCCAGGCAGCTACCAGCCCCCCCAGCAACCCACGGAAGCCGTGGTCCCATGCCCGTTTGACCTGCACCAGTACAAGACAGTGGCGGCCAGTGAGATCCAGTACAAACCGGTCTCTGTGGCGGACCTACCAGTGGTCCACAAAGACCTTTGCCTAACTGTCTCCACATCAGCCATTCAGGTGGAGCACATGAACTCATAG
- the LOC130184260 gene encoding flotillin-1, which translates to MFYTCGPNEAMVVSGFCRSPPLMIPGGRVFVIPCIQQIQRISLNTLTLNVKSDKVYTRHGVPISVTGIAQMKIQGQNKQMLAAACQMFMGKSEGEIAQIALETLEGHQRAIIAHLTVEEIYKDRKKFSEQVFKVASSDLVNMGISVVSYTLKDVHDDQDYLHSLGKARTAQVQKDARIGEAQNKRDAVIREAHAMQEKISAQYKNEIEMAKAQRDYELKKAAYDIEVNTKKAESEMAYQLQVAKTKQRIEEERMQVQVVERTQQIMLQEQEITRREKELEAKVKKPAEAARYRLEKLAEAQRLKLIMEAEAEAESIRIKGEAEAFAVEAKGRAEAEQMAKKAEAFQEYKDGAMVDMLLEKLPQMAEEISKPLCEAKKVTMVSSGGGEVGAAKLSGEVLEIMTRLPDAVEKLTGVNISQVTSRIG; encoded by the exons ATGTTCTACACCTGTGGTCCCAACGAAGCTATGGTGGTGTCAG GGTTCTGTCGTTCTCCTCCACTGATGATACCTGGAGGCCGAGTGTTCGTCATCCCCTGTATTCAGCAGATACAGAG gATTTCCCTTAACACTCTCACTCTGAATGTGAAGAGCGATAAAGTCTACACTCGCCATGGTGTGCCCATCTCTGTCACAGGTATAGCCCAG ATGAAGATCCAGGGTCAGAATAAACAGATGTTGGCCGCAGCCTGCCAGATGTTCATGGGAAAGTCAGAAGGAGAGATCGCTCAGATCGCATTGGAGACACTGGAGGGCCACCAGCGGGCCATCATCGCCCACCTGACTGTTGAG GAGATCTACAAGGACCGTAAGAAGTTCTCGGAGCAGGTTTTTAAGGTGGCTTCCTCTGACCTCGTCAACATGGGGATCAGTGTGGTCAGCTACACCCTCAAAGACGTTCACGACGACCAG GATTACCTGCATTCACTGGGAAAAGCTCGCACAGCCCAGGTTCAGAAAGACGCTCGCATCGGAGAGGCCCAAAACAAGAGAGATGCTGTAATCAGG gaAGCCCATGCAATGCAGGAGAAAATCTCAGCTCAGTACAAGAATGAGATCGAAATGGCGAAGGCCCAGAGGGACTACGAGCTGAAGAAGGCAGCTTATGACATAGAGGTCAACACTAAGAAGGCTGAGTCTGAGATGGCCTACCAGCTGCAG GTAGCGAAGACGAAGCAGCGCAtcgaggaggagaggatgcagGTGCAGGTGGTGGAGCGGACGCAGCAGATCAtgctgcaggagcaggagatCACCCGCAGGGAGAAAGAGCTGGAGGCTAAGGTGAAGAAACCTGCGGAGGCGGCGCGGTACCGCCTGGAGAAACTGGCTGAGGCTCAGCG TCTGAAGTTGATCATGGAGGCAGAAGCTGAAGCCGAGTCCATCAGG ATTAAAGGTGAAGCCGAGGCGTTTGCAGTGGAGGCCAAAGGTCGTGCTGAGGCAGAGCAGATGGCGAAGAAAGCAGAGGCCTTCCAGGAGTATAAGGATGGAGCCATGGTGGACATGCTGCTGGAGAAACTGCCTCAG ATGGCAGAAGAGATCAGCAAACCTCTGTGTGAAGCCAAGAAGGTTACCATGGTGTCCAGTGGAGGCGGGGAGGTGGGCGCCGCCAAACTGTCAGGAGAGGTGCTGGAGATCATGACCCGCCTCCCTGATGCCGTGGAGAAACTGACCGGAGTCAACATATCCCAG GTGACTTCTCGTATAGGCTGA